A genomic segment from uncultured Marinifilum sp. encodes:
- the dusB gene encoding tRNA dihydrouridine synthase DusB, whose translation MKIGKLDLGEKPVLLAPMEDVTNPPFRVLCKRYGADLMYTEFISSDALIRSVNRSMKKLTILEEERPVAIQIYGKEVDPMVEAAKIVEQANPEFIDLNFGCPVRKVATKGAGSGMLRNIPQLLKITESVVKAVNIPVTVKTRLGWDEDSKVIVELAEKLQDVGIAGLTIHGRTRCQMYKGEADWTLIGEVKNNPRMHIPIIGNGDITNPVKAKEAFDKYGVDAVMIGRAAVGKPWIFRDVKHYLNTGELLPPATVSQQVDMLKEQIDAAINWIDEPRGILHMRRHMAGMFKGLFNFKQTRIEMLRANHYPDLMLILDRIAAEWGDIQIDDE comes from the coding sequence GTGAAGATAGGAAAATTGGATTTAGGGGAAAAGCCGGTATTACTGGCTCCGATGGAAGATGTTACGAATCCGCCGTTTCGTGTTTTGTGCAAAAGATATGGTGCCGATTTAATGTACACCGAGTTTATCTCATCCGATGCATTAATTCGATCGGTAAACCGAAGCATGAAAAAACTAACTATTTTAGAAGAGGAACGCCCGGTTGCCATTCAAATTTATGGAAAGGAAGTTGATCCAATGGTTGAAGCGGCTAAAATTGTAGAGCAGGCAAATCCAGAATTTATCGATCTTAACTTTGGTTGCCCGGTGCGCAAAGTTGCTACTAAAGGTGCTGGTTCGGGCATGCTTCGCAATATTCCACAACTTTTAAAAATTACAGAATCTGTTGTTAAAGCTGTTAATATTCCGGTAACGGTAAAAACCCGTTTGGGCTGGGACGAAGACTCTAAAGTAATTGTAGAGCTGGCTGAAAAATTACAGGATGTAGGAATTGCCGGACTCACAATTCATGGCAGAACACGTTGCCAGATGTACAAAGGCGAAGCCGACTGGACTTTAATTGGCGAAGTAAAAAATAACCCTCGCATGCACATTCCTATTATCGGAAATGGTGATATTACAAATCCTGTTAAAGCAAAAGAAGCTTTTGATAAGTATGGAGTTGATGCGGTAATGATTGGACGTGCTGCAGTAGGAAAACCCTGGATTTTTAGGGATGTAAAACATTATCTTAACACAGGTGAGTTATTACCACCAGCTACGGTTTCTCAGCAAGTTGATATGTTAAAAGAACAGATTGATGCGGCCATTAACTGGATAGATGAACCAAGAGGAATTCTTCACATGCGCCGCCACATGGCTGGTATGTTTAAAGGCCTTTTTAACTTTAAACAAACACGTATCGAAATGCTTAGGGCAAATCATTACCCAGATTTAATGCTGATATTAGATAGAATTGCCGCCGAGTGGGGCGATATTCAAATAGATGATGAATAA